A stretch of DNA from Terriglobales bacterium:
AGCTCCGCTCCGCGCGGCATTTCAAATGGGACGCGCGCCTCAGCAAGGGTTCGTTTGGCGCGCACGATTCGCTGCGCAACCGTTGGTTCCGGAACCAGGAATGCGCGTGCTATCTCGTCCGTCGTCAGTCCGCCGAGCAGGCGCAGCGTGAGCGCGGCACGCGCTTCCTTGGAGAGCACTGGATGGCAGGAGATGAAGATGAGCCGCAGCAGATCGTCGCCAACATTGTCGTCGAGGGCGGCATTGAGATCGGGCACGGCCATCTCTTGCGCCTCGAGTTCGCGGCCAAGCTCTTCGTGCTTGCGCTCCAGCCGCTTATTCCTGCGGAAGAAGTCAATTGCGCGATGCTTGGCCGCAGCCATAAGCCAGGCGCCGGGATTCTCGGGAATACCCGATTCGGGCCACCGCTCGAGCGCGGCGACGAGGGCATCGTGCGCAAGATCTTCGGCAATGCCGACGTCGCGCACGATTCGCGTGAGCCCTGCGATGAGCCGGCCGGACTCGATCTTCCAAACTGCGTCGATGGCGCGATGGGTGTCCGTAGCCGTCACAGCTACCCATCACACCATCTTCGGCAGCGAAGGCGCAAGTCGCAATCTCAGGTAGAGACGCAGCACGCTGCGTCTCCATCATGAAGCAGAGGCAAGCCTCGCTTCCCGCATATTCCCGAGGGCATGGCAGAGACGCAGCATGCTGCGTCTCTACTGGTCTTAGCTCGCCAGTGCCGGTTCCTTCTTCGTTGCCGTGGCATCAGTCGCCAAACCTGGGCAGCCCTGATCGGCCTCAAAGATCTGGCGAATTTCGCACTCACCTTCGCCGGCCACTTGAAGGAAGTCCTTAGTCAACTTGATCGCCTCTTCCTTCGAACTCGCATTCAGTATTGCGAAGCCGGCGACCACTTCCTTCGCTTCGGTGAAGGGACCGTCGGTAATGGTGAATTTGTCCTGTGAGAGTCGTACCCGAGATCCTAATGCGGTCGGCAAACATCCTTCGGTTGCGACCAGGAAGCCAGTCTTAAAGCCATCTTCGACGAGCCTTCCCATCCTGGCCATCTCCTCCGGCGATGGAGGCGCATTCCTCTCGACTGTCTTATAGATTGATAGAAATCGCGGCATGTCACTTCTCCTTGTTGACTTGATTTTCGAATTCGAGCTGGATTTCCGAGCACTCTCGCCGGTTCTTCCTGCCCTCATTTACACAGCGAACGCCGGCATTGAAAATCGACACGTTCGAAAATTTTTTTTGCTCCATCACCCTTGTAGAGACGCAGCATGCTGCGTCTCTACCATGCAGCCGGTTAGCGCCGCACCCTAGCCACCCGCAATCGCGCCGATGATCAGGAAGGGTTCCTTCCCAGATGTGACCGCATCGGGCAAGGGTGTGTCCGGGGATTGATGCGACAAATCCTCCTCACAAGCAAAGAAGCGCAAGAATGCCCGGCGCTGTTGCGTGTCGTGATCACGAATCGTGCCACGCAGCGCCGGATACTTGGCTTCAAGTGCGTCGAGCACCGAGCGCAGCGTAACTGGAGCTGGGACGTCGAGCTGGACTTCGCGACCTACCTGCGCCAGCGTTCGCAGATGTTGGGGAAGTTCGACTCGAATGTTCACGACAGCGTCTGAACTTCCACTGAGAGCACGGCCGGAAGATCTCGAACAATCGGAGCCCAGCTGTCGCCCGCGTCGGCTGATGCGTAAACCTGCCCTCCGGACGTGCCGAAATAAATGCCGCATTTATCGAGCGAATCCACCGCCATTGCGTCGCGCAACACGTTTACGTAGCAGTCCTTTTGCGGCAGTCCTTTTGTGAGTGCCTCCCATTCATTGCCGCCACTGCGGCTGCGGTAGACACGCAGCTTTCCCTCGGGCACAAAGTGCTCGGAGTCGCTCTTGATCGGCACGACATAGATCGTGTCGGGCTCGTGCGCGTGAACGTCGATCGCGAAACCAAAGTCAGTGGGCACGTTGCCGCTCACCTCTTTCCAGGAGTCGCCAGCGTCATCGCTACGCATGATGTCCCAATGCTTCTGCATAAACAGCACGTTCGGACGCTTCGGGTTCATGGCGATGTGGTGAACGCAGTGGCCGATCTCAGCATTCGGATCGGGAATGTACTGGGAATGGAGCCCGCGGTTGATCGGCTTCCAGGTCTTGCCACCATCGTCCGTGCGAAAGGCTCCGGCGGCCGAGATGGCAATAAAAATCCGCTTGGGATTGCTGGGATCAAGAATGACTGTGTGCAGACACATGCCGCCGGCTCCCGGCTGCCAGTTTGGACCAGTTCCATGTCCACGCAAGCCAGAGAGTTCCTTCCATGTCGTTCCGCCGTCGCTTGAGCTGAACAGGGCAGCGTCTTCGACGCCAGCGTACACCGTGTCTGGATCGGTGAGCGAAGGCTCAAGATGCCACACACGCTTGAACTCCCACGGATGCTGCGTGCCGTCGTACCACTGGTGAGTGGTGAGGGGCTTGCCGGTTTCGGGAGAGGTGTCGTAGGCAAACTTGTTGCTCTGGCCTCTGGGACTCCCATCTGGCGCCGGGGCTGGCGCGCCGCCGGGTATCTCCCAAGTCTTCCCACCATCGCTCGAGCGCTGGATGATCTGTCCAAACCATCCGCTCGTCTGCGACGCGTAAATCCGATTAGGATCTGCGGGCGATCCCTTCAGGTGATACATCTCCCAACCCGCAAAGTGGGGGCCACTTACATCCCACTTTTCACGCTTTCCGTCCGACGTCAGAATGAACGCGCCTTTGCGCGTACCAACCAGAACCCGCACCTTACTCATTCCTTGCTCCTTTTCGAAAACGTAATGTCGCTGCACATTTCAGTGATACGACGGACGAGCATGAATGTTCACGACATCTGCGCTGAAAATTTCTGTGGATGTTACGTCTGCATCGTGCGCAGCTTCCCGCCGAGCCAGGCGGAGGGCATCGCCAGCACGATGAGCGCGACAGGATACCAGTGTGGACCGAAAGCCGGTCCTTTGTTCCACGTCACGACAGCACCCATGGTGCTCACCACGAGGGCGATAGCGCCGGCCAGCAGTGCATGTGCCATGGGCCGTTCGGGAGCGAGTCGCGCGGTGATGTAGGTCGCCAGAACCAGGTAGATCGTGCGATAGATAGTCGCAAGCAGCAAAGGCTTGTCGGCCGTGGGCTGTCCGAAGTCCGGAAAGACCCCAATTGCATGCAGGACCATATCTGTCCCGAGCGAGAGAACCACACCCACGACAAATCCTACTAGCAGCGCGACTGCGCTCCGCCCAATGTTCTGGGGGCGCTCATTCGCGTCTGCCATTTGTGCTGCCGATTGAGCTGGCATTCAGAGCTCCTTCTCGAAGTTCACAATGTAACTCTTCTACAACTTCTAGGGAGAGGCACTGGCTTCCGCCGTGGCCCTAACGTTGCTCGTACGCCTGCTTCAGACCCTGGATGTCGATCTTGTCCATTCCCATCATTGCTTTCATTACCCGTTGCGATTTGGCGGGATCCTTGTCCAGCAACATCCGACCCAAAGCATTGGGAATAATCTGCCACGAGAGACCGTACTTGTCCTTAAGCCAGCCGCATCTTTCCTTCTTGCCTCCAGCAGAAAGCTTTTCCCACAACTCGTCTACCTCCTGCTGAGTCTCGCATTTCACGAAGAATGAGACCGCCGGAGAGAAGGTGAAATGTGGACCACCGTTCAGCGCCATGAACTCTTGTCCGTTGAGCTCAAATGTCGCGGACATTACTGTTCCTTTTGGCCCCGGGCCTCCATCTCCGTAACGGGACATGTTCACAACTCTGGAATTCTTGAAGAGCGAAACGTAAAAGTTTACTGCCTCTTCAGCGTTGCCATCGAACCACAAGAATGGAGTAATTTTTTGCATGAAGTGTTCCTTTCCACTAGCCCGCAACGGAATGAATGCGCGCAATCGCGCGCTCAACTGAAAGACGTAGCCGAGATGGGGAGGCAATCCTGGCCGTGGAGATCGTGGGGACGAAGTCCGGCGCCGTGTACATCTTGACAATGCAGCTCGATACCCCTGCTTACTTTTTCTTCCCCACGAAATCCCTCTCCATCTCGCGAAAGCGTTCCACTGCCCTGCTGGGCCCGAAATCGTCCAGCTCATACAACTGCCGAACCTCGATCTCGCCCTCCGCGCCTTCGCCGAAAGGAGCAGGGAAGCGCTTCACCCATTCCCGCGCCTCCTCACGCGACTTCACTTGGATCAACGTGTAGCCGGCGATCAACTCCTTCGACTCGGTAAAAGGACCGTCGATGACGTTGCGCTTGCCGCCCGAGTAGCGCATGCGCCAGCCCTTCGACGTGGGCTGCAACCCAGACGCGTCCAGCAGCGCTCCCGCTCTTGCCAGTTCCTCGTGGTAGGTGGCCATAGCTGCGATCAGCTTGTCCTCGGGCAGCTTGCCCGATTCCGTTTCTTTGTTGCCCTTCACCATGATCATGAATCGCATAATGTTCTCCTGGGGCCGCTAGTTCTTCTTTGCGTTCGAGGCTTGTTCACGGAGTCGTTTCTCCTGCTCCCTGAGCTCCGGCGTGAACTCAGCGCCAAAGTCCTCGTCCTCAAACACATGACGGATCTCGATTTCGCTCTCGCCTTCCATGGGATTGGGACAGCGCTTTACCCATTCGATCGCCTCTTGTTTCGATTTCACTTTCCAAATCCAAAAACCGGCGACTAACTCCTTCGATTCGGTAAACGGTCCGTCGATGACAGTGCGTTTCGTTCCCAAGAATCTCACGCGAGCACCCTTTGAGCTGGGATGGAGGCCCTCGCCTGCCAGCATGACCCCGCTTTCACCAGCTCTTCATTGAACTTTCCCATTTCGGCGAGCAGCTTCTGGCTCGGCATCTTGCCCGCTTCAGAGTCTTCGCTCGCCTTTACGATGACCATGAATCTCATTGTTATTTCTCCTTCTTATGATCTCGCCTCACTCAGACGGCGAATGTGCAATGCCGTAATCGACAACTTCAGTATTCTTTATTTTTGGAAATACTTGCTAAGTGCCTGGCGGTGAGAAGCCCGAGCCGGACGCTGCGAGGGCTTGAATCAGGGACGAAATTTTGTAAGTACGATTACGCCTAGGAGAGAAGCGCGGTTAGCGACCGTCGCGGGTCACCGGGTTCCAGTGTCCATCGTTGGAGTTGTACCAGTTTCTCCACGCTGCTGGATCATGCGGCAGAGACTCGCCTGTGATGTCCCGGAGGGCCTGGAAGACCCACTTGTGGGTTTCAGGATCGAGCGAAGGATTCTCAGCATAATCGAGCAATTTTGGCACCGCGGTACGGCGCTGTTTCTCACTTAGCATGCCCGACTGGGCCAGTCCGCATGCCGCCCGCTCACGGATCATTCCCGATGGATCGTCGTGGAATACCTCAAGCAACGGGGCGATAGTTTCGTCGCTGCCCAGGTAGGCGAGGCCCTCAACCGCCCAGTAGCGGACGTTCACATTGCTGTCGTGAATCGACGACAGCAGAATCTGCGCCGCGCGTTGCGGCTCAACGCCACGGTTTCCAAGCAGGCCGATATCCCACAGCGCATTGGCGCGTGGTCCTTGCTCGCCAGAACGGGCATCGGGCTCCAGACGATCAATCGTAGCCGTACTCTTTTCCAGGTCGCGCCCAGCAATATCAATTTCAATGGCCGCAGCACGAACTCGGAGATCGTCGGAGTTGAGCGCGGTCATGAAGAGCGATTCCAATTTCTGATCCAGTTGGATTTTTCCCCGCCAGCCATATACGCGCTCCGCGATCTGATCGTTGGCGCCGCGATAGTGATTGATCGAACGTTCCAGCAGTAGCTGCGCCTGGCTCTGTGGGGCCATCTGGTCCAGCACCTCGATCTCGTGCTCAGACAGCACATTGGCAGACGCCGGCTCAGGCTTGCCGCCGAGACTAAGCAGCTGCGCAACTTCCTGCCATGCCGCTCGCGCCGTTCCCGTTGCCACGAAAAGTCCGCCCAGCAGTGCAAGAATCGCAAGAGCGATCAGACGGAAGGCTCCTCGCGGCGCACCGGTGTTCCTGGGCGAAAGGGGATCAGCCTCGGGCCGGAGCGCTGCTTCCTGCAGGCGCGGATCGGAGGTTTGACTCACCCGGCAAGTATAGGAAGGTAGCTGAAGCCCGAAAAGATTACGCACGGACAGCAGGTAACCATGTCCAGCAACAGGGCTTACAGGCTCGAAAAGTTACGGATTGAAAGGTGAGTACTCCCGCAGCGTGTAACTCGCCAATGCAGGCTGGTCGATTTCGATTGCCTTGTCAATGTCGAAGATCAGCAGGCGTTGGGCTCCTGGGAATGCTGAGCGATCGGAATCCCAGTCGATCGTGGTGGTGCCCGAGAGTTGCAGAGTGCGTCCTTGTTCGAAATCGGGAAAGAGCAAGCCAGTGCGCGGATTTGCGCTGATGTTGCCGAGCGTGTTGAACATGTTGTTGCCGCTGTAGTCGGGAATGATCAGCCGTCGCGTTCCTTCTACTTTCACGAAGCCAGGATTGCCTCCACGATGCGACGCGTCTACTCCGCGGTCCGGATGTGCGCTGGCTATGAACAGCGTGTCGGCGTGCGCGATCCATTCACGCTGTGCCTGGCTCAGCCGGGTGGCATGCGAAATCAGACTCGCTGCCTTGTTGCTCCGTGAAGCGCGTTCCGGAACACGCAGCTGGATGTATTGCGGGCAGTTGCCGTAAACCTGGCGAGCCTGAATGCGCAAGCTATTGTCCCGAAGTACCTGGGCTTCGCCATTGAGGCGCACTCGCTGTCGACTCGCAAGATCGACGATCACCATGCCCACATCAGGATTCTTTTTCAGGTTCGTCAGCAGCGGATCGCCGTCCAGGTCGGCAGGTTCGGTTTCCAGTGTGACAGCGTCAACCACGCGTAAGAAGCCAGAATAGCCGACTCGCAGCGAAGCCCAAGTCCTGCCATCGGAATCAACGCTGGCAAAAGCAACCAGCCTGGGCTCGCGGAGAAAGTCGATGAGTCCATCGGGAATGCTGGAACGAATCCCGCGTCCTGAAACCTGCTCTACACCTGCGCGCAGCTGAACCGCGAGCTCTCCCTCGTGCCAGACTGAACCATCGGGTGAAGTGGCCTGCACCTAGTTCGTCCCTCCTCGCAGCGGCCCGCTCAGAGTGCCCTTTCCGAGCAAGCAGAAGACCACAGACATTTCAGATTGCTGCGCGTTGCGAAAGTTTCAGCAAATTCCTTGACAGGCGTCGCCGAGATACAGAAGGAAGAGGACATCCATCGCGCGGGGGCCGAGCGATTCGCAAAAGGAAAAAGATCAACCCAGCTTCGTCGCTTCGAGGCGTTAGTTCAGACCGGATCGATTTCGCCGTTCACGATCATGGCTTGGGCGACCTTGCGAGCCTGGCGGAAGGTATTGATTTGCGGATCTCCGTCGGGAAGCGCATTCACCAATTTCTCGAGTTCCTCGTCAAAGAGGCGTGTGATCAGCTCCGGAGTCTGCTTCACCGGCTTGCCGCTGTCATCGGTGAACTCCACCTTGTCACGATGCTGAACACGCTGCGCGATCATCAGGCGGTAGATGCGGTCGGTAGCGAGATCTTCCATGTAGCCGTCGAGCAGGCTCGCACCCTTGCCGTTCAACACGCCGTTGCGGTAACGAATCACGGTGCGCACGGCTGCTCGCGTTCCTGCCAGCGTACGCTTGCCAAGACCAGTTGGCTTCGGTCGAAGATTGGGATAGCGTTCACCTACCGCTTTGTGCGTTTTGATCTGGTTCGGAAATGGGAATTGATCGACGGCGATCTGATTTTGATCGGGATGTCCGGTCCATGCCCCGTCGAATCCGCGATCGGACTCGTTCCTCTTGTCTTTTTCAAGAACGGCCAAAGCGCGAGTGTTCAACTCTGGATTTGTGCGGTCGGGATACAGCGCCGTCATGCCGCCGATGGCAAACGCACCACGGTGATGGCAGATCGAGACCAGCAGGTCGCGCAGGTTCTGGAAGAAGGCAACGTCATGCGGAATGGTGTTGCGGTCGGGAAGCACCCACTCGGGGTCGTCGAGGTTGAAGTGGATGAGCGAAGCCATGTAGTCCCAACGTCCCAGATTGAGACCGAGGATGTGGTCGCGCAAGTGATAGAGAAACTCCTCCATCTGAAACGCTTGCGGATGGGACTCGACCAGCGCCATGCATCGGATGTAGCCATGTTGCCATCCGCGTAGGTGCTCGATCTCGTTGAACAGATCGTTCCACCATAAACCTTCTTCTGCTGATTCCGATTTGGGAATATAGAACGAAAGAGGATGCTTCAGCTTGCTGCGGTCGGCTCCGAAGGCCATACGGCAGACGTCGTAGAGCGAAGCAGACGCCAGATCGTCACCTTGCAGGCCAGGCAAGCGCTGCGAAAGATGTAATCCTCGAGCGCGTGTGAAGATCACCGTCTTGCTTTCATTAATCCCAACCTGCTTGTTGCGCTTCTTATCGAAGTAAGTCAACTCGCCGCGCAGCGCAGCATGAATGTTGTTGATACCAAGCTCGAGATGATCCCAGGAGTTCGCCATTGAGTCTTCCAGGTCAAGCATCACGCCGGGCGCCCCGGAGTTTAGCATTTTCACCACAAGTTCAGCATCGTCTGCTGGGCCAGTCATCTGGTTGCGCTGATCCTGGCACCACTCCGGCAGCGTGATGCTCCATTTGCCGGTCGTCGCCTCCGAGGGGGGAAGATGGTTCGGCAGCTTGCCCGCGTGAGCTTCGGCGAGCACTCGTTTGCGCTTAGCGACCAGTTCGCGTTGTCGCGGCGTGAACCGCTCGTGCAGCGGAACAAAAAACTCGAAAAATCCGCTAGGGAGATCGCGCTTCGGATCAAAATTCTGAGAGGCAGAGTTGATGGCAAAGCCGTGCTGTTGGTCCATGCAGGTGAAACTCTAACAGGCGTGAGGCCGCCCGTGCATCCTCGTAGAGACGCAGCATGCTGCGTCTCTACCATGCTGCATGCGCGGGGCAGGTTGTTGGCGTGTGCACTCTCGCCTATGATTGAGCGAGTTCTTCGTGTCATATGCTTGTGTCCACTGAAGCTTGTCCTCAATGCGGCGGCTCGGGATGGAAGACGATCCCGGCAACGACGGTCAAGGCGCAAAGCGTAACCCGCTGTGACTGTCGCATCGGCAACTGGGCCGAGAGGCTGCTGAAGAAGGCGCGCATTCCTGCGCGTTATGAGCATTGCACGCTGGCGAATTTCGAAGTCGATGAACGCGTGCATCCGTCGTTGAAAACCGCCCGGCTCCGGGCCGAACGCTTCATCGAAGATTATCCAGTCAACACAACTGGGCCATTATTTATCGGCCCCGTCGGAGTCGGAAAAACGCATCTTGCGGTTGGCGTCGTCCGGGCGCTCATCGAGCAAAAACGTACCTCCTGCCTGTTTGTGGACTATCGAGAGCTGTTGAAGCAGATCCAGAATTCCTACAATCCCAGCGTGCAGGCAACGGAGCTGGAGATTCTGCAGCCTGTGTTCGAAGCAGAGGTGCTCGTGCTGGATGAGCTTGGCGCCGTGAAACCCACAGAGTGGGTTTGGGATACAGTAAGTCTGATTCTGAACACCCGCTACAACGATAAGCGGACGACGATCATCACCACGAATTTTCCTGATGAACCGCCGGCAGGAGCACAGGGTGAGCCCGGCGACAGATTTGCCGCACGACGCGCGGCGCGCGAAGAGACGCTCGGTGACAGAATCGGCGAACGAATGCGCTCGCGACTCCAGGAGATGTGCAGAGTCATTAAGCTCGAAGGCGAGGATTATCGGCCGACTGCGCGACGGCAAAGACACTGAGGAAGAATCGGGTGATCGGGCCATCGGGTGATCGGGTGAAGTGAAACCTGCCAGAGTGATTTCCGCTGCTCTGGCGTGGCCTTGTGTTAACCCCGGTTTACATGTTCGTGTGGCCCGCTCGCATCTCCTCATTGAACTTTGGTTTCAGGAGAGCGAGAGCCGACTCCATTCGCTTCACGAACTGGTCCGCTTGCGAGGAGAGTTTTGCACTCGCAACCGCAAATTCTCTGGACGAATCGAGTGTCAGCAATCCTTCATTCGCAAGCTCACGCGCGATCTTGCCCAAGTCTTCAGTTGAACAGTCGAGATACTGAGCATCATAAGGATCGGCGATCCAGCTTGGCTTGCCTTCTCCCAAGCGTGCGGTGGCCCAAAAAACCTTGGCGCGGACAAACTCCTTTCGCTTGGTCTCGTCGGTTTCGCTGAAGATGAATCGCTGCTGCCGGGAGCTGTAATAGCGCGTGCTCACCGGCACCGGTTGGCGGTTTCCGCTCTTGAGCAGCTCGAGTTGGCCGAGATCCAGCGTTTTGCGGAGGGCGTTGAACGTCACACCTTCCGCGTATGGCTGCTCGAGAGCCGGCAGGACTTCGGCGAAAGTAACGGTCAAACTGGCTGCGACTTTCGCGTGCAGGGGACTTCCTGCCTCCGCCAGTTGCGCGATGCCATGCAGGATGTAGGAATCGGCTCCCGAAGTGGAACGATGATAGGGCCAACTGAATTGCTGCAGGGACAGCGGTATGCCGTGGAGAGTGAGGAAGACATCGGGACGCGCGGATTGCATGCGCCTTGCGAGCGTGTGGAGATACGTCTTCAACTCGTCGCCTAACGCTGGGCGCTTCTCTATTTCAGCAGAGAGACCCTCACTCGTTTCGACTGAGTAGGTCGTGCCGCTTGGAGACTTGAGTTGAAGCTTTGCCGTCGGCGCTCCAGTGAAATCAGTTCCGGCTCCAGCGCTGACGACAGTAAGGTTGGCCTGTGAAGCTAGCTCCTGAATAAGCTGAGAAATTGAATGTGATGCAGTTGGCATAATCTGGAAATATTGTACTCAAGCGAAAGTAAAACCATAGAACACGGATTGAACGGACACAAGAAGAACCAGATTCTGATCCCTGATTTTCGGTTACGACAGCCATTCGGCTGATCGAGGCAACAGCGCATTTGTCTATATCCGTCCGATCCGTCAAATCCGTTCAATCCGTGTTCTAGCCTTTTGATGTTTTAGTCTTCTTCCAGCACCGCATTCACGATGTCATCGATCATCTGCTTCGCCCGAGCATTGCCCAGAGTGTGATGATTCACGAGAACCGAGAACGCGATATTGTGACCACCCTTCGTTACTGCATAGCCCGACAGGGAATTCACCGAGCCTAACTGTCCCGTTTTGGCTTCCAGATGATCGGCGGCGAATGTTCCCTTGAAGCGCGTCGAGAGCGATCCATCTTCGGCGGCGATGGGAAGCGTGTCGCGGAACTGTGTGGCCCAGGGTTGCCCATAGGCGTACTGCAGTAGCTGCGTAAAGGCGTGCGGCGTTGCCAGATCGGAACGTGAGAGGCCTGAGCCGTCGTACAGCGCGAACTCTGCCGGATCGATTCGCACCTGTTCGATCAGGAATTTCTTTTCGGCATCGAGCCCGCCGGACAGCGATCCAGACACGCCTTTCAGTTTTCCCAAAAGGCGCAGCATGAGTTCAACATGGAGATTCTGACTGACCTTGTTGATGACAACCAGATCCTCGAGCAGCGGCGCCGATTGATGTTGCGCCAGAACGAATCGGGACGGTATGGTGACAGGCGGCACTACGAGTGGCTGATGGATCAGCGGCGGAGGATATTGCCACGCTTGAGAATGCACAGCGCGAACCTTGCCGCGCACAAGAATCCCCCGCTGTTGCAGCAGCATTCGAAGCAGTTGGGCATTCGCGGTTGCGGGATCTTCGATGGCTAGAGCCTCGTCATCGCCCGGGTCGCCGAGCGGGATCGTTCCCCAGAAAGTTAGTTCCAGCGATCCCGGTTCGCGCAGTACGCCTATATTCCGGGCAATTCCCCGGCCCGTTGTAGTGACCAGATTCTTAATCGTGTAGTAGCCGGTGTAGGGATCGAGCGTCAGCAACGCTCGCGCTCCCACGCGATCGCCCGGCTTGAGACTGGCAAAAACCACATTGTCATTTACAGTCAAAGCCGAAACCGGCGCACCGTAGTCCCACATCAGATCGTCCTGCGCCCAGCCTTCGCCATAACGCTCGTAAACGAAGTAGCTGTCGTCGCCAACTACGTCACCGTCGATGACCTTCACGCCGGCGCCGGCCACCTGGTCGACTAGTTCGTCGAGGATTCGCGCATGCTGCGTTACGCGCTCGGTCTTTTTTGCGTAGGGCAGAACGCGTCCCGAGAGATTGGGATCTCCGCGGCCAACCAAGATCACATCACCGGCAACTCGGCCCTTGCCATCGGGAGGGCTGTTCGCCTCAATCGTTGTAAGAAATCGATAATCTGGGCCGACCAGTGCGAGTGTCGTCGCAGTGGTGAACAGCTTGGTATTCGACGCGGGTTGAAGCAGCTTGTCCGCATTCTCGGCATAGAGCGGGGCTCCGGTTGCGAGATCGACGACACTGATTCCCCACGCAGCGTGCTGTGCGCGCGGATCCTGCTGCCGGGTCAGATTAATCCGCGTCGCGAGACGGGTGCCCAAATCCTGCATGGCCTGCGGAGAAACCGCAGGGGTGGGCGTCGTAGCCGGAGTCGATTGCGAAGACTGACAATGCGCAAAAACTACGAGCGAGAGGAACAACGCGATAAGACGCAGGGAGAAATTGGTCATCGCGCCGGATTGTAGCGCAGCGCGTAATTACAATCGCACCATGCGCCCGCGATTCTACTGGAAGCTGCGTTCTCGATCTCTAAAACTCGGAGAGCGCACGTTGGTCATGGGCGTCGTGAATGTGACGCCCGATTCCTTTTCTGATGGCGGACAGTTCCTTGATCCAGACCGCGCGATCGCGCATGGCATCGAGCTGCTAAATGAAGGTGCGGACATTATTGATGTAGGCGGGGAATCAACCCGTCCTGGAGAAAAGGACTTCGTCTCCGCAGACGAAGAGAAGCGCCGCGTCCTGCCGGTGATTGGGGGCATTCTCAACCAAGCTCCTGATGCCCTGATCTCAATCGACACCTACAAAGCCGAAACTGCAAAAGCCGCGCTCGATGTCGGAGCCGAAGTTGTGAATGACGTGAGCGGCTTCACCTGGGACGAGAATATGCTTCCCACTTTGAGAGCGAATACCTGCGGATGTGTGCTCATGCACACTCGCGGGCGTCCGGAAGAATGGCGCAACCAGCCTCCGTTGGATTCCAGGGAAGTTGTGCCGTTGGTGGTCGAGGGTTTGCGTCACCTAACAGAACGCGCACTACTTGGAGGACTGCATCGCGAGCGCATCGTGCTTGATCCTGGCTTTGGCTTCGGTAAGCGCATGGACGAGAATTTTTCCCTGCTCGCCGGGCTCGCGGAACTTCACCAGTTGCAATTCCCGCTGCTGAGCGGCACTTCGCGCAAATCTTTCCTTGCCAGGGCGGCAGCCTTCCGACTAGGCGGTCCCGATTCAAGCCGTTTGGCCGGAACCATCGCAACGGTGACGGCCAGTATCCTTCAGGGCGCGCATCTCGTTCGTGTTCATGATGTTAGAGAGACGGTGGAGGCAGCCCGAGTGGCTGATGCAATCCTGCAGGCGCAGAATTCTACGGAACAAGCAGCCGAAGGTGTAACTCGTAAGTTATAAGTCCTTTAATCACATCTAGTTAAGGGCACTATTGAAACAACCATATCGCTCCCGCCCGGCATCTAGCAGCACATGTAAGCAATTCGGGTCATCCGCGGGACTGCGACCTTGTTACCAGACTTCGAGGAACAATTCTTTGCGGCTCAGGGCGCGAGATGATCTCGATGAGCGCAAGTTTTTTGGACTGACTCCGCGAACGGAAAATCCCCCT
This window harbors:
- a CDS encoding YciI family protein, with product MPRFLSIYKTVERNAPPSPEEMARMGRLVEDGFKTGFLVATEGCLPTALGSRVRLSQDKFTITDGPFTEAKEVVAGFAILNASSKEEAIKLTKDFLQVAGEGECEIRQIFEADQGCPGLATDATATKKEPALAS
- a CDS encoding MoaD/ThiS family protein, translating into MNIRVELPQHLRTLAQVGREVQLDVPAPVTLRSVLDALEAKYPALRGTIRDHDTQQRRAFLRFFACEEDLSHQSPDTPLPDAVTSGKEPFLIIGAIAGG
- a CDS encoding VOC family protein, coding for MQKITPFLWFDGNAEEAVNFYVSLFKNSRVVNMSRYGDGGPGPKGTVMSATFELNGQEFMALNGGPHFTFSPAVSFFVKCETQQEVDELWEKLSAGGKKERCGWLKDKYGLSWQIIPNALGRMLLDKDPAKSQRVMKAMMGMDKIDIQGLKQAYEQR
- a CDS encoding YciI family protein; translated protein: MRFMIMVKGNKETESGKLPEDKLIAAMATYHEELARAGALLDASGLQPTSKGWRMRYSGGKRNVIDGPFTESKELIAGYTLIQVKSREEAREWVKRFPAPFGEGAEGEIEVRQLYELDDFGPSRAVERFREMERDFVGKKK
- a CDS encoding YciI family protein, which produces MLAGEGLHPSSKGARVRFLGTKRTVIDGPFTESKELVAGFWIWKVKSKQEAIEWVKRCPNPMEGESEIEIRHVFEDEDFGAEFTPELREQEKRLREQASNAKKN
- a CDS encoding HEAT repeat domain-containing protein, encoding MSQTSDPRLQEAALRPEADPLSPRNTGAPRGAFRLIALAILALLGGLFVATGTARAAWQEVAQLLSLGGKPEPASANVLSEHEIEVLDQMAPQSQAQLLLERSINHYRGANDQIAERVYGWRGKIQLDQKLESLFMTALNSDDLRVRAAAIEIDIAGRDLEKSTATIDRLEPDARSGEQGPRANALWDIGLLGNRGVEPQRAAQILLSSIHDSNVNVRYWAVEGLAYLGSDETIAPLLEVFHDDPSGMIRERAACGLAQSGMLSEKQRRTAVPKLLDYAENPSLDPETHKWVFQALRDITGESLPHDPAAWRNWYNSNDGHWNPVTRDGR
- a CDS encoding pyridoxamine 5'-phosphate oxidase family protein, with the translated sequence MQATSPDGSVWHEGELAVQLRAGVEQVSGRGIRSSIPDGLIDFLREPRLVAFASVDSDGRTWASLRVGYSGFLRVVDAVTLETEPADLDGDPLLTNLKKNPDVGMVIVDLASRQRVRLNGEAQVLRDNSLRIQARQVYGNCPQYIQLRVPERASRSNKAASLISHATRLSQAQREWIAHADTLFIASAHPDRGVDASHRGGNPGFVKVEGTRRLIIPDYSGNNMFNTLGNISANPRTGLLFPDFEQGRTLQLSGTTTIDWDSDRSAFPGAQRLLIFDIDKAIEIDQPALASYTLREYSPFNP
- a CDS encoding ATP-binding protein; the protein is MSTEACPQCGGSGWKTIPATTVKAQSVTRCDCRIGNWAERLLKKARIPARYEHCTLANFEVDERVHPSLKTARLRAERFIEDYPVNTTGPLFIGPVGVGKTHLAVGVVRALIEQKRTSCLFVDYRELLKQIQNSYNPSVQATELEILQPVFEAEVLVLDELGAVKPTEWVWDTVSLILNTRYNDKRTTIITTNFPDEPPAGAQGEPGDRFAARRAAREETLGDRIGERMRSRLQEMCRVIKLEGEDYRPTARRQRH